One segment of Thamnophis elegans isolate rThaEle1 chromosome 16, rThaEle1.pri, whole genome shotgun sequence DNA contains the following:
- the DET1 gene encoding DET1 homolog gives MEHDNPTIKPRRIQNQNVIYRLERRRITSGKIGTHWHQVRIFHQNIFPNFTVVNVEKPPCFLRKFSPDGRYFIAFSSDQTSLEIYEYQGCQAAEDLLQGYDGEILANGNDQRSINIRGRLFERFFVLLHITNVASNGEHLNRECSLFTDDCRYVIVGSAAYLPEEPHPPFFEVYRNSESVTPNPRSPLEDYSLHIIDLHTGRLCDTRTFKCDKVILSHNQGLYLYKNILAILSVQQQTIHVFQVTAEGTFIDVRTIGRFCYEDDLLMLSAVYPEVQRDSQTGMANPYKEPFINSLKHRLLVYLWRRAEQDGSAMAKRRFFQYFDQLRQLRMWKMQLLDENHLFIKYTSEDVVTLRVTDPSQPSFFVVYNMVTTEVIAVFENTSDELLELFENFCDLFRNATLHSEAVQFPCSASSNNFARQIQRRFKDTIVNAKYGGHTEAVRRLLGQLPISAQSYSGSPYLDLSLFSYDDKWVSVMERPKTCGDHPIRFYARDSGLLKFEIQAGLLGRPINHTVRRLVAFTFHPFEPFAISVQRTNAEYVVNFHMRHSCT, from the exons ATGGAACATGACAACCCAACCATCAAACCTCGTCGGATCCAGAACCAGAATGTAATCTATCGTTTAGAACGCCGAAGGATCACCTCTGGCAAAATCGGGACACACTGGCACCAAGTCCGCATTTTTCATCAAAACATTTTCCCCAATTTCACCGTGGTCAACGTTGAGAAGCCGCCCTGCTTTTTACGGAAATTTTCCCCCGATGGAAGATACTTCATTGCTTTCTCCTCAGATCAGACTTCCTTGGAGATTTATGAATACCAGGGATGCCAAGCGGCAGAGGATCTACTCCAGGGTTATGACGGAGAGATCTTGGCTAACGGCAACGACCAGAGGTCCATCAATATCCGTGGGCGTCTCTTTGAACGTTTCTTCGTCCTTCTTCATATTACCAACGTGGCCTCCAATGGTGAGCACTTGAACCGTGAATGTAGCTTGTTTACAGACGATTGTCGATATGTCATTGTTGGTTCTGCTGCCTATCTGCCTGAGGAGCCCCATCCTCCCTTTTTTGAGGTTTACCGCAACAGTGAGTCAGTGACGCCTAATCCCAGGTCTCCTTTGGAAGATTATTCTTTGCACATTATAGACCTGCACACGGGCAGATTGTGTGACACCAGGACATTCAAATGTGACAAGGTCATCTTATCCCACAACCAAGGACTCTACCTATATAAGAATATCTTGGCTATTCTCTCCGTGCAGCAGCAAACTATCCATGTCTTTCAGGTCACTGCTGAAGGCACCTTCATTGACGTACGAACTATAGGGCGCTTTTGCTACGAGGATGACCTGCTCATGCTCTCTGCCGTCTATCCAGAGGTCCAGAGGGATTCACAGACAGGGATGGCCAACCCATACAAAGAGCCTTTCATCAATTCTCTGAAACACAGACTGTTAGTCTATTTGTGGCGAAGGGCAGAGCAAGATGGAAGCGCTATGGCTAAAAGGAGATTCTTCCAATATTTTGACCAGCTGAGGCAGCTTCGCATGTGGAAGATGCAGCTGTTGGATGAGAATCACCTCTTTATTAAGTACACAAGCGAGGATGTAGTCACTTTACGAGTGACGGATCCTTCACAG cCTTCCTTCTTCGTGGTGTACAATATGGTGACTACCGAGGTGATTGCCGTCTTTGAAAACACATCGGACGAGCTGCTGGAACTCTTTGAGAACTTCTGCGACCTCTTCCGCAATGCCACCCTCCACAGCGAGGCCGTTCAGTTCCCTTGCTCGGCCTCCAGCAACAATTTTGCCAGGCAGATCCAGCGCCG TTTCAAGGACACCATTGTCAATGCAAAGTACGGGGGACACACAGAGGCTGTGCGTCGGCTCCTGGGTCAACTTCCAATCAGCGCGCAATCATACAGTGGCAGCCCTTACCTTGACCTCTCTCTCTTCAGCTATGATGACAAGTGGGTTTCGGTCATGGAACGTCCCAAAACGTGTGGCGACCACCCAATCAG ATTTTATGCCCGAGATTCTGGTCTGCTGAAGTTTGAAATCCAAGCAGGACTTCTGGGTCGACCCATCAATCATACCGTCCGGCGCCTGGTGGCATTTACCTTCCACCCTTTTGAACCCTTTGCTATCTCTGTGCAGCGGACTAACGCGGAATACGTTGTAAACTTCCACATGCGGCACAGCTGCACGTAG